TACTCctatatgttaaaaataataaagtatataaaatataataactacatattaataaatttataactgaatgattataaaatatatagtaccaataattttttatttaaatattaataataaaatatattaaaattatgaaaatttattataataaaaaataaaatgtaaataatattattaaattaatataatataaatatattattataatatattaataattaaaacaaaaaacacAATGTGGCATTacatattaacaaaaaaaaaaaaaaaatctggcaCACGCCAGGAATAGTGGCGGTCAAACaattaagttgttttaaaatctaaattgtGAAAATCTTTTTCTTTCAGCACCAAATTGATAAAAACTCCGATCCAAcccttgttgtagaatagggtaGAAAAGTAAGTCCTTAAATGGAGGCACTTTGAATTGTTTGTTCACACCCTAATCTCCAATTATTTTGGAATCACAACCAAAAATGTAAATACATTTATGATACTTTTCTCTACAATTAAACAACaatcattttattttcctttgttTTAGTTCTAGACACTTCCTATAAATATGCTGTTggcaaaaaaaaatcacatgtaATATTATTAGGacaattaatttagtttaaaaagAGAAGCGCCGGCGAATTCTCAGGTTACCGAACTTTGCTGCCCCTGGCGATGAGCCCTCAAAAATAAATGGCAAATAGCCAGTTGCGCCTTTGTACTTTTGCTGAATCTCGAAATATCCAAAACCCCAAATACATCAAATCCCTGTACTAACCAACAACTCTACAGGAACTTATGAATTGCTATCACTAACAAACTAAGAACATAATCAATCCATAAAGGAAGCCTGGGTCACTAAAAGTTATCCCCGCCAATAAATTAGACAAGAGACagggagatagagagagagagagagagaaagagacggATATCAAAAGGACTTACCTCAAAAATTTGTTGGCTGCTCTTCAGAGAGTTCCTACCAATCACACAAACTGTTCCGCCAGAGCCCCCACCAGTAATTTTTGCTCCATACAATGTCCTATCTTCAGATTTTGAGGGTTTACTATGTTGCTTTTCTTGTACCAAGCCCACAAGCCTGTCCGTCCCTTCAGTACCAAGTCCACAAGCACTGTAGCTGTAGTGACACTGCAACAAATTTGTACGACAGCTACATTTCACTTGCACTTCTTTATAGTTAAGCCTAAAGCATACATCAGCATCATCATTAACTACagtactatttttttttctccaacaATTAGAAAAAAAGAATGTTACCATATTAAATTCAACCAAGACTTAAGCGAGATGAGAATGTAATAATCATATATTCCCCTGGCAAACCGTAACAAGATCCACCAAGAATTCTTTTATAACCCTCAACAATAATGGTTACAATGGATCTATCAATTAACACTCATTCCTATAAAGAAAAGGGGAATGCACATGGTTCAAATGTATAGTTTCTCCCGCATGAAAAGCAATTGTAAAGTATTTGTCAAAACAATTTAGTTCTTACTTCCAAATCACTGAATCATTTAAACAATTGAATAAAACCGTATATCTCTATCATTCGACAGACTCCAGCAATCCACTGAAGCCAAAACTTAGTATTTACCTGATACAACAATTCTCCAAGAGCAGTAAGTTGATCATCTGAAGTTGCAGATGATAGCAATGCTTTGAAAGCCTATTATCAAGTACCAAAAGAAGATTTCAGATAGAGCAGAACCTTATAAAGCATATCCAGAGTTGTTCAAAATTCTCAGTGTATAACCATTGAAAAAGAAATCCAAAATAGTTTGGAATTAAgattagttttttattattgttgtcACAAAAATATATAACAGTTGATAATATTAATCCATTGGTACTGACCTTGACACGGAAGTTTTCATAGATAGGATGTCTAGCAGGAGCTCTCACCACATAAGTTTGCTTCGGATCAATTACTGTTACAGGATCATTATGATCAGTATACTTCTCCAAAAATGCCTCACCAACAATGGATTCAGGAAGCATTTTagcataaagagcttcatatctgtaaaattagataaatattATCTTTAGAATTTAACAAACTATCCCACACCTTGTGCAGCTTACTACCTTGTTTACCATTATTCCACCCACCAATGGGCCTTACCTATGTGGtgtcaagttgcataaataatCTAAGGACGACTCATGTTTTAGTAGTTCAGCACCGTAGTCCTCCAATTCATCGAGCATTGATCCATTAGCTCTGGGCAATGACCTAGACAACATAGCAGATGCCACTGACTTTATCATCTGTCGACCCATGAAGGCACCAATTCTTACAGATCCATAGTCTGCACCACCAACACTGCCAAAGCAGAATAATAACTAATTAAGAGCTGGAAAAGCTAAGAGAAAGTGAGAGTACTTCTTTGTTAGAAAggattatgtaacatgcaaagaTTGGAGAAGATGACTAGAATGGTGATCGGAAAAAACTTATAATATCTGCAATGATTATTGGCCATGGTTGCATTAAACAAAAAACATTAAAAGGACACTCCAGTGAAATCTATGCAATATCAGTCTGGCAAAAGGTATTTTAATAGGATATCATATGTTATAAAGGAAATGGAACAAACATATAAAAAGATCAACTACCTGTGTCTTATCCCTGAACCAATTCCCCAGAATCGAATATGTCCAGGAATTTCCACAAGACCAATTACTTCTGCAGGCtgcacaaaaacacaatattaTCTCTCAACCTTTACAGCAACTTCAGTAGAGGAATATTGAGTCGCACTAATATCTCATACCTGGCACACCATTGCAAGAAGTTTGTTGGCTTCACCATATGCTGAAGTCATCTGGTCCATCACACCACATGGAGCTCCAACAATGTGATTCTCCACCTACATAGCAGTTCATAGGAATTTCATCAGCTACATAATTTGTATAACTTTAAAGAGTTAATAGTGAATAATATCAATTAGAAGGCTGTGTCTCTCCGCCTTCTGGCAAAGCAATGCTATATCTCTTGGGCTGATGTTTAATCCTGCAAAGCATACAAGATGATTGAAGTCCGTAATTTCTTCACCACACACAAATATAAATGATATATACATGAATTTCCAAGCACCCAAGACCATATTAAAAATGGtacattcataaaaaaattaattttccacTAAAACTATGATTGCCTTGAAATTCAGAGGAGTTATTCtccataaattgaaaaaattcgaTCTGAAGTCACAAGCATAGATCTAACATCATTTTTCTAAAAACAAATTCACATGTAAGTTATGGTTGATTTCAATATTAGCTTGCAAAATCCGTATTTCTGATTAAAAATGACAATAATTTGTCATTTGACGTCAATTCAAGATGTTCAACCATTGGCAAGCTTCCAATGTGGCAAAACCTTATTATCACTGACAACAAACATTATCTATTTAGAAGTCCATATTGAAAAAGCTAAGATCTTCAATCAATGGCAACCATCACAATATATTTTTCTCATAATAATCTTCTGTTCTAAAACTCAAATGCTTCAGTTTAACTTACAAAAGGGCCTCCTGTTATTAATAAGAAATAACAACCATATAGCAATATATTGGTTAATGCTTCATGCtacaatagttttttttttttttttcttaaaaaaaaaggtGAACTGCATATGTAAATTAGAATAACAATTACCGTGCGCAGCAGCCACAGCAGACATGCTAGCAACCTCCACAGAGGCAGAAGAAGATACACCTTTGCCTTCTGGTACTGCAGAAGAAACCTGCATTTTTGTACATAAGAAGCATCAGCTGTACCCTGAATACAGCCATTAAACTCCTGACTGTGGAGAtgattaattaaagaaaagggACATGTTGCATGTGAAAGCAGGTGACAGGATACCCTGACAGAATATTATTGTACAGATATGATAGGAAAAAACATCTAAACAATAAAATGTGTGATCAACCTATGCAACCTCCTGCAACTGTTGCTTTGTCACAGAATTTCTGCAAGTTATGAGTAAGGTAGAAAAGGAAAAGCATACTCAACACCATTGCTGGGAACTATGTCTATAAGAGGATTACCAaactgtgatcatatacatgtgTGCTCCTATGTTTTGGCAGTCATATTCCTCTTTTGTTAACTCAGTTATCATATCGGTCATATCTAAATACCAATgtcaatttttttcaaaattccaATTACATATCTTTTAGGCTGAATATGTACTTACATACACCTAAACCCATACAAATCGTAACAATTGAACACAATTCAGAGTCTCATCAATAAATTGATAAAGTAGATAAATTTATACAATTGATAAAGTTAGATAagagtaattttattattttatgaaaatttagagtccaatcaataaaattttgagCACAATTATTAATAAGTTGAACTATTTTTTATTTCCTTTAAGAAATCATCAGTTATTTGTATTTAACTGTTATGACTTGTACAAGTTTAGGTATTTAATAGGTTATAATTTTAGTTCAACTGTTTAATGGACTGATTTGAAATAGCACAGATGCGTAAATATGTAGTTGGCCGTCTATCTTTCCACATCCATAGCACATCTGAATGTAACACAAGAAAACCCCATTTTCACTAAGATGAACCTGATTCTACCATTTTCATTGAATTCAAACCATTTCTAAAACAAGAAAACTGCAGCCACACTCGTTAACACAAGGAGAGTATCTTGTTTcataacttaaaatttttgaagCGCTTGGCTTGCATAAGACCCTCTCCTAGTTATTAAATCACTTTCCCTCTGATTTAGAGATTGAGATGGATCCACTCAAGGTTgtgaaagccatgcatgttgatgatgtggatgtaGCTGAGTTTGGAGGTGTCATATAGGACTGTACTGGTTGTTCTCCAAGGGAGTGGATTACTCTCTTTCCTGGGTTGGTAGAAATGCCAATAATGTTGCTCATTGACTTGCTAAATTTTCTTAGTTGTGATTCTTTTACTGTTTGGGATGTGATCCCTGACTTCTTAGTATCCGACTGTTCATGCAGATATTGCTAGATAATGAAGTTTTAGCTttctctcaaaaaaaaaaaaattaaaaaaaaaaaagccttctGTTAGTAGCACCACTACcaagatgaaaaagaaattaACGAACAAACCTAATGTTTCTCCTTAAGCATTTGGTCTTCAGTATGCCTCTAACAtgtctttattttctttacaaaatttattcagctatttgaaatttattacaGAAATAGTATATATTGATCCAATTTGCATATCACATTCAAAAGCTGCAGAGCCATATATTATTTTGATCACTGTCTATTAAAGTTTGGGAGTGAATTGTTTCATAGGAATAGTATATATAAAAGATTCCGTaatgaattaatataatatatttcagTACCAGTACcaagagagaagaaaaagaaaattaatataatatatttcagTACCAGTACcaagagagaagaaaaagaaaacctaaaaTCATACATATTTTCATGTAAACTACACTTAAGGTAGTTGCGAAGTAATGTAAACAATTAGCATATTTAGCTGCAATTGAAAAAGGATTTCCCtgaagtaaaaactcatgaacaTATTTTAAAGAAGGAAAAAATGCTATCTGTACCAGCATGTTAATGCTATCCTCAAAGCGCACACCTCGTTCTGTCATCAAAACAAGAATTGACCCTGCAACATAAGCTGCCCACCTAAAGAAGAAACCATATAAGTAAAATATGAAGCAAGAGTAGAacacaaaataaaaaaggaacaGTGGCCTACTTTTGTGATGGGTCTTGAGCAAAATATTTCCTTGCCTTCTCATATGATATTGGCTGGTTCCCCTCCATAAAATCAGATAAATCCATGTCAAAAGTTGGGCCCCGATTGCTTAATTCTGAACCATAGGATACCTGAGAGAAATCGAAGTCTCAATCTCTATCAACATTAAGATGCATATTTACACCTCTTTGTCTATCCTTCTTTTTGTTTATGTTAGGTACTAGACAATGAGCAGACACACCCCTGACATTTTAGCCAAATATCCTAATCCTAGGTGAAATATCAACTATTACATCAGTTTTATTCATTAACTTCAAGTGGAAATGATAAGAATGAATCATAGCAATTACTTTCAAATTGACAAAGGGAATGGGTAGGTGGTAGTGTCTATGGAATTAAAACagcaaaaaaattcaaattacttACTATTTGCAGAACAGGAGTGGCCCCTTGTCCTTTTGCATTTTGCCGAGCCTCAGCATGTTTCCAAAGCCTGTTTTTGCTTGGATGAATCCTTTGAACAGCAACATGGCAAGCTTCTCTTATAGGCATCTATGAGAGAGACAACCATGGAGTACACcccaatgtttttttttttttttttttttttttggggggggggggtggtGTGGGGTATTGGGGGGAAGGGGGACTGGTCAATTAAAATCCACTTCaaagagaaagcatgaaagccATCAACTCAGTAGAACTACATATGATGAAAGGAGTTCACAAATTGTCTACAAGTAATTTGAAAAAGACAAGCTGCAAAGTTTCTTTAAAATTGCAACCTTATCAATAAGATAAATTAAACCTAACCTGCAAGACAAGGCTTCCGGAATAATCTGCAATCCCTCCCATCACATCCAGCCTGCCAGGTGCTCTTGTCGCAAAGATATCTTCCTACACAAAAAAAGGGTAGCAACATCAACACCAATTCAAAAATTTTTGAATCAGCAATTAAACACTAGTCCACAATAAAAAACCAATAGAAGGCAAGAAAAGAACTTTAATTTGCTAAATTGCAATAGAAAGAACTCATATTGAAGGTATTTGTAATGTATATCCTTGTGCATAATTGCTtccaagtgcaaagataaaataaattaacaagCAACAGCTTCTGGTtcagatgaaaaaaaaaaacctcccAATTAAAGAGTCCTGCAGCAGCCTTATGCTCCCACATCTGGAGCTTCTCAGTATTCTTTCCAGAGTCATATGCAGAATCTAGCTCTAATAAACTATTTAAGAAACTCGTGGTATCTGAAAGACCTTGAAGATCTCCATGCAGAATCTCAAAATCTCCAGTCCAGCTAAAAGAAGCGACAGAAACATGTTAACAAAGCATGAATACAGATCTATCATCAAATTGAAGACTGGCTGTACAGAGAATGACGAAACTCACGTGCTTCTTGGTGGTCCATCCTCATTTTTTTGGGCAACTGGTGATCTGGTAGACTTGTTAAGTTCATTTTCAGCATTCGCATACCATTCTGGGATGCAGATATCTCGTCCATCCACCCTTTGTAATTGATACCCAAGGACTATAGCATCTCGCAATCTCCTTGCTCCACTTAACTAAAATTTAGCAATGCAAAAACGAAAAGATGCATGGAATAGTTAGTCAACATAATGACATTTATGGACATCCAAAAGTTTGTttagtttttgaaatttttttgttaTGTTTGACAAGTTATCTGCGGGATTTATTGTATATCACCAGGACAAGTTCCAAACTT
The genomic region above belongs to Manihot esculenta cultivar AM560-2 chromosome 3, M.esculenta_v8, whole genome shotgun sequence and contains:
- the LOC110610882 gene encoding L-arabinokinase isoform X2 encodes the protein MRVEDSRGASRNHLVFAYYVTGHGFGHATRVIEVVRNLILAGHDVHVVTGAPDFVFTSEVQSPRLFIRKVLLDCGAVQTDALTVDRLASLEKYSETAVKPRDSILATETKWLRSIKADLVVSDVVPVACRAAADAGIRSVCVTNFSWDFIYAEYVMAAGYHHRSILWQIAEDYSHCEFLIRLLGYCPMPAFRDVIDVSLVVRRLHKTRKEVRKELGIGDDVNLLILNFGGQPSGWKLKEYYLPSGWLCLVCGASDSQELLPNFIKLAKDAYTPDLIAASDCMLGKIGYGTCSEALAYKLPFIFVRRDYFNEEPFLRNMLEYFQSGVEMIRRDLLAGHWKPYLEHAVSLKPCYEGGINGGELAAHILQETAIGKYYASDKLSGARRLRDAIVLGYQLQRVDGRDICIPEWYANAENELNKSTRSPVAQKNEDGPPRSTWTGDFEILHGDLQGLSDTTSFLNSLLELDSAYDSGKNTEKLQMWEHKAAAGLFNWEEDIFATRAPGRLDVMGGIADYSGSLVLQMPIREACHVAVQRIHPSKNRLWKHAEARQNAKGQGATPVLQIVSYGSELSNRGPTFDMDLSDFMEGNQPISYEKARKYFAQDPSQKWAAYVAGSILVLMTERGVRFEDSINMLVSSAVPEGKGVSSSASVEVASMSAVAAAHGLNISPRDIALLCQKVENHIVGAPCGVMDQMTSAYGEANKLLAMVCQPAEVIGLVEIPGHIRFWGIGSGIRHSVGGADYGSVRIGAFMGRQMIKSVASAMLSRSLPRANGSMLDELEDYGAELLKHESSLDYLCNLTPHRYEALYAKMLPESIVGEAFLEKYTDHNDPVTVIDPKQTYVVRAPARHPIYENFRVKAFKALLSSATSDDQLTALGELLYQCHYSYSACGLGTEGTDRLVGLVQEKQHSKPSKSEDRTLYGAKITGGGSGGTVCVIGRNSLKSSQQIFEQKYKGATGYLPFIFEGSSPGAAKFGNLRIRRRFSF
- the LOC110610882 gene encoding L-arabinokinase isoform X3 — encoded protein: MRVEDSRGASRNHLVFAYYVTGHGFGHATRVIEVVRNLILAGHDVHVVTGAPDFVFTSEVQSPRLFIRKVLLDCGAVQTDALTVDRLASLEKYSETAVKPRDSILATETKWLRSIKADLVVSDVVPVACRAAADAGIRSVCVTNFSWDFIYAEYVMAAGYHHRSILWQIAEDYSHLPAFRDVIDVSLVVRRLHKTRKEVRKELGIGDDVNLLILNFGGQPSGWKLKEYYLPSGWLCLVCGASDSQELLPNFIKLAKDAYTPDLIAASDCMLGKIGYGTCSEALAYKLPFIFVRRDYFNEEPFLRNMLEYFQSGVEMIRRDLLAGHWKPYLEHAVSLKPCYEGGINGGELAAHILQETAIGKYYASDKLSGARRLRDAIVLGYQLQRVDGRDICIPEWYANAENELNKSTRSPVAQKNEDGPPRSTWTGDFEILHGDLQGLSDTTSFLNSLLELDSAYDSGKNTEKLQMWEHKAAAGLFNWEEDIFATRAPGRLDVMGGIADYSGSLVLQMPIREACHVAVQRIHPSKNRLWKHAEARQNAKGQGATPVLQIVSYGSELSNRGPTFDMDLSDFMEGNQPISYEKARKYFAQDPSQKWAAYVAGSILVLMTERGVRFEDSINMLVSSAVPEGKGVSSSASVEVASMSAVAAAHGLNISPRDIALLCQKVENHIVGAPCGVMDQMTSAYGEANKLLAMVCQPAEVIGLVEIPGHIRFWGIGSGIRHSVGGADYGSVRIGAFMGRQMIKSVASAMLSRSLPRANGSMLDELEDYGAELLKHESSLDYLCNLTPHRYEALYAKMLPESIVGEAFLEKYTDHNDPVTVIDPKQTYVVRAPARHPIYENFRVKAFKALLSSATSDDQLTALGELLYQCHYSYSACGLGTEGTDRLVGLVQEKQHSKPSKSEDRTLYGAKITGGGSGGTVCVIGRNSLKSSQQIFEIQQKYKGATGYLPFIFEGSSPGAAKFGNLRIRRRFSF
- the LOC110610882 gene encoding L-arabinokinase isoform X1, whose product is MRVEDSRGASRNHLVFAYYVTGHGFGHATRVIEVVRNLILAGHDVHVVTGAPDFVFTSEVQSPRLFIRKVLLDCGAVQTDALTVDRLASLEKYSETAVKPRDSILATETKWLRSIKADLVVSDVVPVACRAAADAGIRSVCVTNFSWDFIYAEYVMAAGYHHRSILWQIAEDYSHCEFLIRLLGYCPMPAFRDVIDVSLVVRRLHKTRKEVRKELGIGDDVNLLILNFGGQPSGWKLKEYYLPSGWLCLVCGASDSQELLPNFIKLAKDAYTPDLIAASDCMLGKIGYGTCSEALAYKLPFIFVRRDYFNEEPFLRNMLEYFQSGVEMIRRDLLAGHWKPYLEHAVSLKPCYEGGINGGELAAHILQETAIGKYYASDKLSGARRLRDAIVLGYQLQRVDGRDICIPEWYANAENELNKSTRSPVAQKNEDGPPRSTWTGDFEILHGDLQGLSDTTSFLNSLLELDSAYDSGKNTEKLQMWEHKAAAGLFNWEEDIFATRAPGRLDVMGGIADYSGSLVLQMPIREACHVAVQRIHPSKNRLWKHAEARQNAKGQGATPVLQIVSYGSELSNRGPTFDMDLSDFMEGNQPISYEKARKYFAQDPSQKWAAYVAGSILVLMTERGVRFEDSINMLVSSAVPEGKGVSSSASVEVASMSAVAAAHGLNISPRDIALLCQKVENHIVGAPCGVMDQMTSAYGEANKLLAMVCQPAEVIGLVEIPGHIRFWGIGSGIRHSVGGADYGSVRIGAFMGRQMIKSVASAMLSRSLPRANGSMLDELEDYGAELLKHESSLDYLCNLTPHRYEALYAKMLPESIVGEAFLEKYTDHNDPVTVIDPKQTYVVRAPARHPIYENFRVKAFKALLSSATSDDQLTALGELLYQCHYSYSACGLGTEGTDRLVGLVQEKQHSKPSKSEDRTLYGAKITGGGSGGTVCVIGRNSLKSSQQIFEIQQKYKGATGYLPFIFEGSSPGAAKFGNLRIRRRFSF
- the LOC110610882 gene encoding L-arabinokinase isoform X7, translating into MLYQLHAVRQLMLEFDLFASPTLESVLSLACLLLQLGLHLCRVCDGCWIPSSFYTVAVPAFRDVIDVSLVVRRLHKTRKEVRKELGIGDDVNLLILNFGGQPSGWKLKEYYLPSGWLCLVCGASDSQELLPNFIKLAKDAYTPDLIAASDCMLGKIGYGTCSEALAYKLPFIFVRRDYFNEEPFLRNMLEYFQSGVEMIRRDLLAGHWKPYLEHAVSLKPCYEGGINGGELAAHILQETAIGKYYASDKLSGARRLRDAIVLGYQLQRVDGRDICIPEWYANAENELNKSTRSPVAQKNEDGPPRSTWTGDFEILHGDLQGLSDTTSFLNSLLELDSAYDSGKNTEKLQMWEHKAAAGLFNWEEDIFATRAPGRLDVMGGIADYSGSLVLQMPIREACHVAVQRIHPSKNRLWKHAEARQNAKGQGATPVLQIVSYGSELSNRGPTFDMDLSDFMEGNQPISYEKARKYFAQDPSQKWAAYVAGSILVLMTERGVRFEDSINMLVSSAVPEGKGVSSSASVEVASMSAVAAAHGLNISPRDIALLCQKVENHIVGAPCGVMDQMTSAYGEANKLLAMVCQPAEVIGLVEIPGHIRFWGIGSGIRHSVGGADYGSVRIGAFMGRQMIKSVASAMLSRSLPRANGSMLDELEDYGAELLKHESSLDYLCNLTPHRYEALYAKMLPESIVGEAFLEKYTDHNDPVTVIDPKQTYVVRAPARHPIYENFRVKAFKALLSSATSDDQLTALGELLYQCHYSYSACGLGTEGTDRLVGLVQEKQHSKPSKSEDRTLYGAKITGGGSGGTVCVIGRNSLKSSQQIFEIQQKYKGATGYLPFIFEGSSPGAAKFGNLRIRRRFSF
- the LOC110610882 gene encoding L-arabinokinase isoform X8, which gives rise to MLYQLHAVRQLMLEFDLFASPTLESVLSLACLLLQLGLHLCRVCDGCWIPSSFYTVADSRGLFSLRLHKTRKEVRKELGIGDDVNLLILNFGGQPSGWKLKEYYLPSGWLCLVCGASDSQELLPNFIKLAKDAYTPDLIAASDCMLGKIGYGTCSEALAYKLPFIFVRRDYFNEEPFLRNMLEYFQSGVEMIRRDLLAGHWKPYLEHAVSLKPCYEGGINGGELAAHILQETAIGKYYASDKLSGARRLRDAIVLGYQLQRVDGRDICIPEWYANAENELNKSTRSPVAQKNEDGPPRSTWTGDFEILHGDLQGLSDTTSFLNSLLELDSAYDSGKNTEKLQMWEHKAAAGLFNWEEDIFATRAPGRLDVMGGIADYSGSLVLQMPIREACHVAVQRIHPSKNRLWKHAEARQNAKGQGATPVLQIVSYGSELSNRGPTFDMDLSDFMEGNQPISYEKARKYFAQDPSQKWAAYVAGSILVLMTERGVRFEDSINMLVSSAVPEGKGVSSSASVEVASMSAVAAAHGLNISPRDIALLCQKVENHIVGAPCGVMDQMTSAYGEANKLLAMVCQPAEVIGLVEIPGHIRFWGIGSGIRHSVGGADYGSVRIGAFMGRQMIKSVASAMLSRSLPRANGSMLDELEDYGAELLKHESSLDYLCNLTPHRYEALYAKMLPESIVGEAFLEKYTDHNDPVTVIDPKQTYVVRAPARHPIYENFRVKAFKALLSSATSDDQLTALGELLYQCHYSYSACGLGTEGTDRLVGLVQEKQHSKPSKSEDRTLYGAKITGGGSGGTVCVIGRNSLKSSQQIFEIQQKYKGATGYLPFIFEGSSPGAAKFGNLRIRRRFSF
- the LOC110610882 gene encoding L-arabinokinase isoform X4, translated to MSLAMVSAMPLVLSRNLILAGHDVHVVTGAPDFVFTSEVQSPRLFIRKVLLDCGAVQTDALTVDRLASLEKYSETAVKPRDSILATETKWLRSIKADLVVSDVVPVACRAAADAGIRSVCVTNFSWDFIYAEYVMAAGYHHRSILWQIAEDYSHCEFLIRLLGYCPMPAFRDVIDVSLVVRRLHKTRKEVRKELGIGDDVNLLILNFGGQPSGWKLKEYYLPSGWLCLVCGASDSQELLPNFIKLAKDAYTPDLIAASDCMLGKIGYGTCSEALAYKLPFIFVRRDYFNEEPFLRNMLEYFQSGVEMIRRDLLAGHWKPYLEHAVSLKPCYEGGINGGELAAHILQETAIGKYYASDKLSGARRLRDAIVLGYQLQRVDGRDICIPEWYANAENELNKSTRSPVAQKNEDGPPRSTWTGDFEILHGDLQGLSDTTSFLNSLLELDSAYDSGKNTEKLQMWEHKAAAGLFNWEEDIFATRAPGRLDVMGGIADYSGSLVLQMPIREACHVAVQRIHPSKNRLWKHAEARQNAKGQGATPVLQIVSYGSELSNRGPTFDMDLSDFMEGNQPISYEKARKYFAQDPSQKWAAYVAGSILVLMTERGVRFEDSINMLVSSAVPEGKGVSSSASVEVASMSAVAAAHGLNISPRDIALLCQKVENHIVGAPCGVMDQMTSAYGEANKLLAMVCQPAEVIGLVEIPGHIRFWGIGSGIRHSVGGADYGSVRIGAFMGRQMIKSVASAMLSRSLPRANGSMLDELEDYGAELLKHESSLDYLCNLTPHRYEALYAKMLPESIVGEAFLEKYTDHNDPVTVIDPKQTYVVRAPARHPIYENFRVKAFKALLSSATSDDQLTALGELLYQCHYSYSACGLGTEGTDRLVGLVQEKQHSKPSKSEDRTLYGAKITGGGSGGTVCVIGRNSLKSSQQIFEIQQKYKGATGYLPFIFEGSSPGAAKFGNLRIRRRFSF
- the LOC110610882 gene encoding L-arabinokinase isoform X5, encoding MRVEDSRGASRNHLVFAYYVTGHGFGHATRVIEVVRNLILAGHDVHVVTGAPDFVFTSEVQSPRLFIRKVLLDCGAVQTDALTVDRLASLEKYSETAVKPRDSILATETKWLRSIKADLVVSDVVPVACRAAADAGIRSVCVTNFRRLHKTRKEVRKELGIGDDVNLLILNFGGQPSGWKLKEYYLPSGWLCLVCGASDSQELLPNFIKLAKDAYTPDLIAASDCMLGKIGYGTCSEALAYKLPFIFVRRDYFNEEPFLRNMLEYFQSGVEMIRRDLLAGHWKPYLEHAVSLKPCYEGGINGGELAAHILQETAIGKYYASDKLSGARRLRDAIVLGYQLQRVDGRDICIPEWYANAENELNKSTRSPVAQKNEDGPPRSTWTGDFEILHGDLQGLSDTTSFLNSLLELDSAYDSGKNTEKLQMWEHKAAAGLFNWEEDIFATRAPGRLDVMGGIADYSGSLVLQMPIREACHVAVQRIHPSKNRLWKHAEARQNAKGQGATPVLQIVSYGSELSNRGPTFDMDLSDFMEGNQPISYEKARKYFAQDPSQKWAAYVAGSILVLMTERGVRFEDSINMLVSSAVPEGKGVSSSASVEVASMSAVAAAHGLNISPRDIALLCQKVENHIVGAPCGVMDQMTSAYGEANKLLAMVCQPAEVIGLVEIPGHIRFWGIGSGIRHSVGGADYGSVRIGAFMGRQMIKSVASAMLSRSLPRANGSMLDELEDYGAELLKHESSLDYLCNLTPHRYEALYAKMLPESIVGEAFLEKYTDHNDPVTVIDPKQTYVVRAPARHPIYENFRVKAFKALLSSATSDDQLTALGELLYQCHYSYSACGLGTEGTDRLVGLVQEKQHSKPSKSEDRTLYGAKITGGGSGGTVCVIGRNSLKSSQQIFEIQQKYKGATGYLPFIFEGSSPGAAKFGNLRIRRRFSF
- the LOC110610882 gene encoding L-arabinokinase isoform X12; protein product: MAAGYHHRSILWQIAEDYSHLPAFRDVIDVSLVVRRLHKTRKEVRKELGIGDDVNLLILNFGGQPSGWKLKEYYLPSGWLCLVCGASDSQELLPNFIKLAKDAYTPDLIAASDCMLGKIGYGTCSEALAYKLPFIFVRRDYFNEEPFLRNMLEYFQSGVEMIRRDLLAGHWKPYLEHAVSLKPCYEGGINGGELAAHILQETAIGKYYASDKLSGARRLRDAIVLGYQLQRVDGRDICIPEWYANAENELNKSTRSPVAQKNEDGPPRSTWTGDFEILHGDLQGLSDTTSFLNSLLELDSAYDSGKNTEKLQMWEHKAAAGLFNWEEDIFATRAPGRLDVMGGIADYSGSLVLQMPIREACHVAVQRIHPSKNRLWKHAEARQNAKGQGATPVLQIVSYGSELSNRGPTFDMDLSDFMEGNQPISYEKARKYFAQDPSQKWAAYVAGSILVLMTERGVRFEDSINMLVSSAVPEGKGVSSSASVEVASMSAVAAAHGLNISPRDIALLCQKVENHIVGAPCGVMDQMTSAYGEANKLLAMVCQPAEVIGLVEIPGHIRFWGIGSGIRHSVGGADYGSVRIGAFMGRQMIKSVASAMLSRSLPRANGSMLDELEDYGAELLKHESSLDYLCNLTPHRYEALYAKMLPESIVGEAFLEKYTDHNDPVTVIDPKQTYVVRAPARHPIYENFRVKAFKALLSSATSDDQLTALGELLYQCHYSYSACGLGTEGTDRLVGLVQEKQHSKPSKSEDRTLYGAKITGGGSGGTVCVIGRNSLKSSQQIFEIQQKYKGATGYLPFIFEGSSPGAAKFGNLRIRRRFSF